The Fibrobacter sp. UWP2 DNA segment CACACCATGGTCCTCGTGCGCCACGTAGTCGCCGCGGTTGAGCGATTCGACCATGAGGGCGCTCGCCACCGAGCCTGAAATTTGACGTTTGCGGTGCTTGTTGGCATGACGGTTAAAAATTCGGGTCTCGGTCAAAAAGGCGACGCCGTCGCTCTCCAGCCAAAAGCCCTCGGTCAAATTTCCAACAAAGTAATCTTCCACCGGAAGGTCTTCGAAAACATGTCGTAGCCTAGTGAGGGCACCTGGAGTCGGCGCCACCACATACACACGGCCGCCCACGGCGGCAAAATCCTCAATTTGGCGCGCGACGGACTCGGCGCCATTGCTCGAAAAATCCTGGGACTTTACATTCAGGTTGTACCAGCTGTTGGACTCGGCGCTCACGCGAGTCATGTCGAGGCTCGCCCGCCCGGGGAACTGCCGGGAGAGTTCACCAAACTTGAACCAGAACGTGGATGCGGGAGCCACGTCGACCCCCGAACCGTGGAGATCCTGGTAAACGGCGTCGTAAGCCAAATAAAGCTTGGAGGCTGCCTCCGAGAGCGCCGAAAGTTCCTCGAACACGAGGGTGCACTTGGGCAAGTAATCGAGCAGGCTCGAATTGAGCTCCTGGTACTGGGGGCGTTTCCACCACAGGCCCGAGAGGTCGCCGCGGAACTTTGCCATCTCTGCGCAAGGGAGAGTGAACTCGCCCATGGGGTAAAGCGTAATGCGGTCCATTTTTTCGATGGAGCGCTGCGTAAAAATGTCAAAAGTGCGAACGGACTCCACCTCGTCGCCGTAAAACTCGATGCGGATGGGGTGCGGGTACAAAAAGCAGTTCACGTCGACAATGCAACCGCGAATGGAGAACTCGCCCACCCCGCTAATCACGGGCTGCTCGGTAAAGCCGTTGTCGAGGAACCAGGGGCGAAGAGCCGCGGGCTCAAAGATGTCGCCCACCTTAATAGGCTTGAACTGCCTGGGCAAAAAACCGGGGGCAGGGAGCCTTGCCAAGAGGGCGTCGAGCGGGCACACGGCGACCACAGGGCGCGAAGTGTCGGCGGTATCCTTGAAAAACTTGAGGCGCTCCTCGAGCACGCCCTCGAACGGGACCTTTTGCTCGTAGGGCTTTAGCCCGATGGACGGGAAGAACTTCACGTAATCTTCGCCCAAAAGACTCTGCAGGTTCTCGACCCAAACTTCGGCGTTCTTGTAGTCCTTCGCCACCACGAGCATGTTCCTCGGTTCCGCAAAAAAACGGGCCGCGGCCATCATCGAGGCCATGGGGATTGTCACCCCGTTGACGTGGATGGCTTCGTTGCCGGCATTGGCAAAAAGCGCGAGGGATTCGGGGAGCGAATCCTGGAGAAATTCTTGCAAGGAGTCCATGTCGAGTGCAAATTTAAAAAAAACGACAGATTGAAAAAATAAAAAACCGGTTCCGCGAACGGAACCGGCTTTTCACTGAGCTATGAAGGGCTCGAACCTTCGACCCACGCCTTAAAAGGGCGTTGCTCTACCAACTGAGCTAATAGCCCGAGCGCCCCAAATATACCAAAGTTTTGATAATTTGTAAAGGTATTTGGCTTTTTTTTGATTTTTTTGTAAATTTTGGCTATGAAGTTTTTCGAGAAAAGCCTAACGCTCGCCGCGCTTTCCCTGATGGTCCCTGTAGCCAGCTTTGCCTACTTTGACCACGGCAATGCCGGCCTGGAGATTTTCTCGTTCATGGGAACGTTCGACAGCCCCCGAAACGCCGCTCTCGAAAAATCGGCGGGTGCAAGCCCGAGTACCGACCCCACCATCACGCAGTTGAACCCGGCAGCCATCCGCATGGAAGACGGCAAAAAACGAGTGATCGAAGCGCACTGGCAAACAGGCGAGTTCGCCGACAACCAGGGGTCCATCTACTACACCAGCACGTTCCGCAAATTCATTTACCAAATCAGCTACAACTGGCTGGACTACGGCAGCATCACGGGCTACGACGAACTCGGTTTTGAAACGGGAATCGACTACCAGCCGTTTAGCCAGCTCGCCACGGCGTCACTCGCCTTCCCCATGAAGCACATCCAGTTCGGCTTTACCGCCAAGGTCGCAAGCGACAGGCTCGCCGAAGAAGAAGGCGACCGCACCGCATTTGGCGCCGCCTTTGACTGGGGTGTTTCGTGGCAAGCCTCCAGCAAGCTCTTTGGGTTCTCGTTTATGGCAAGGGACTTCGGCTGCCTGCTGCGCGACTACGTGGACGACGGCGATGACGAGTTCTACCCCATGTCGCAAACATTCGCCCTTGCAGGGTTCTTCCGCCCGCAAAGCGTTAGGCGACTCACGCTGTACGCCGAGAGCGATTTTCCGCGCTATGCCGAAGCCAACCTGAACCTGGGTGCCGAATACGCCCTGGGAAGCTACCTCTCCATTAGGCTCGGCTTTACCCGCACTTGGCTTGACCTAGTGCGCGACTTCAAGGAGCTCGCCTCCTCGGAGAGCCGACCCAGCGAATCGAACGAAGCCCACATGGTGAGCGGCGGTCTCGGTTTTAGCAACAGCCTTTTTGCCGTGGACTACTCGTTCTCGTACCTGGCGCAGGGCCTCGGGTTCGAGCACCGCGTGGGACTCCGCGTAGGCTTCTAATGCGACAGTTCGATGTTTTTGTTTGGGGGGCGCCTGCAAAGGATCCTCCATTCACGGATCCCGCCCTCGGGTGGTTCCTTGGCAACAACATCAACCGAAATCTTGAGAACAGCGACGCCGAATGGCTGGTATTCGCCCACAGCTCAGTAAACATCGACCGGGATTTTTTGAACGACCTCGCGCAGGCCATCGAAGGGTTCCCGATGGTAGACGCATTCGCCCCGCGCGTGAACCTCACGGCGGGCGGAACTGCGACGGACGCAACTGCGAAAGGCTCGCAAAAATTCAAAGGCGGCTACGTGTTGCAAAAATGGTCGGGCCTCCAAATGATTGCAGACGACGCCCAGCTTCGCTTTGTGGCGGCACCGCACCCGCTGGTGGCCGCGTTCTCCAGGCGCATTGTGCAGAGGACGGGTCGTTTTGACGAGACTCTCACCACGCCCATTGCTCTTGTAGATTTCACCCTCCGCATGTACCACGCCGGCGGGCGCATGTTCAGCATTCCTTACCTGGTTACAAACAAACTAACAGACAGCCTTGCCGGGGGGCAAATTTTGGAACCGACATCCACCCCCCTGGAGCTCTCGCTCGCCCTCTACAAGAACTTTGGCTTTTTAAGGAACTTTTTGTTTTACCTCGCGCACCCGGGCACGGTTTTGCCCTTGCTCAAAAACATCAAGGCGCTCGACACCAAGCGTGACGCCGCCATTTTGCTGAGCAAGCTAAGCGAGGAGACTCTTAAAGAAATTACAGGTTCGCGCGGCAAAGGCGCTCATTGACAGGCGCTCGAGCAACGCCTGCGCCGCTTGCGCATCCAGCACGTTCTCGTGGGCCAACACGCGGTCCAGCACCTTGGCATAGGCCTCGGCGTCGTCGGGCGGGTCCACCAGCGGGCAAACACCATCCAGGTTCTCTTTAACGGCAGAGGCGGCGGCGCCAACAGCAGGCGTCCCGCAGGCAATCGCCTCGATAGGCGGCAGGCCAAAACCCTCCAAAAACGACGGGTAAACCATGAGGTCGGCGTGGCGGTAGAATTCACGCAGTTCCTGAGCCGAGAACTGGTTAAAGTGGAACACGTTCATCAGGCGCTTTTCGTTGACAATGCCGCGGAGCCTTTCCGAGAGCTTGCCCACGCGCACAAAGGCGACATCGGGCCTGAGCCGCGCCATCTCGAAATAGGTGTCGATGTTCTTGCGCGGTTCGTCGAGGCTCACGTTGAGGCACATGGCCTGGTAGTTGCGAATGCCGTACTTGCGGCGGAACGCCTCGCGCTGTTCCGGCGTCACGGGCGACTCCGGCAAAGAAAACAGTTCAGAATCAATGGGGCAGCCAATGACACAACCGGGAGCGTTCGCCATACGCGGGCCAAAAAAGGCGGCAGCCTCGCCCCGGGTCCAGTTGGAATTGTACACAAAGGCGTCGGCACAAACCGTGGGACGCACATAAAAGCGGTTGAGCAAAATGAACTTGGGGCTGTGCGGGTAGAGGGTCTCGGCAAAGGTGTCGTGAACAAACATCACCGCCTTGCCCTGCGGGTTCACGCGAGCGAGCACCCCTTTTGCGACAGGCACCAAAAAGCCGAGCTCCGGCCGAATGAAAAACACCAAGTCAGGATTCACCTCGCCTATGGTTTTGCGGAGCGCCCCCCTGAATGAAAAAAAACCGGTGTAGAGGGACTTTGCCCAAACCTCGTGATTGACGCAGCCCTCGACCGGCGACCCCCCGCGTGCAAAGAACTTGGGCGTCTTGAGCCAAAGCACGTGGGCCTCGAATTCGGGGGCCACAGCACGCACCAAGTTGAGCGTCAAACGCCCAAAACTGGTACATTCGTTTTTGTCGCAAATAAAGAGGATTCGCCTTTGAGCCATAGATTATTGGCAATAAAATATAAAATATACCCCCAAAAACGGCACTTTACTATATTAAAGTCATGGCGAAAATTTACATAGCCCTGGCGACCTACAACGGCGAGAAGTATCTGCCCCAGATGCTGGAGTCGTTGCTGTGCCAAAAAAGGCCCGCCGACTGCATTATCGCCATCGACGACGGCTCCAAGGACGGTTCAGCCAAGATTTTGAACGAGTTCGCCCAAAAGCTACCGCTCAAAATCACGGTATTCGAAAAGAACCAGGGTCACCAGACAGCATTTTCGACCGCGCTCAAGCAAATCGCTGACTTGGCCTCCGACGAGGACTTTGTCGCCCTTGCCGACCAGGACGATGTTTGGCTCCCCGAAAAACTCCAGGTCTTGGAACAGGCTCTGGAAGGTTCCGCGCAGGATCTTGTTTTTGGGGACGCCGAGATCATTGACGCCCTCGGCAACAAAACCGCCGATTCCTGGAGGGCCCTAGGTGGGATCGAGAGCAAACTCTCGCTAAGGACCTACCTTACCGGGTACACCAACGTCACGGGTTGCC contains these protein-coding regions:
- a CDS encoding glycosyltransferase, coding for MAQRRILFICDKNECTSFGRLTLNLVRAVAPEFEAHVLWLKTPKFFARGGSPVEGCVNHEVWAKSLYTGFFSFRGALRKTIGEVNPDLVFFIRPELGFLVPVAKGVLARVNPQGKAVMFVHDTFAETLYPHSPKFILLNRFYVRPTVCADAFVYNSNWTRGEAAAFFGPRMANAPGCVIGCPIDSELFSLPESPVTPEQREAFRRKYGIRNYQAMCLNVSLDEPRKNIDTYFEMARLRPDVAFVRVGKLSERLRGIVNEKRLMNVFHFNQFSAQELREFYRHADLMVYPSFLEGFGLPPIEAIACGTPAVGAAASAVKENLDGVCPLVDPPDDAEAYAKVLDRVLAHENVLDAQAAQALLERLSMSAFAARTCNFFKSLLA
- a CDS encoding glycosyltransferase gives rise to the protein MAKIYIALATYNGEKYLPQMLESLLCQKRPADCIIAIDDGSKDGSAKILNEFAQKLPLKITVFEKNQGHQTAFSTALKQIADLASDEDFVALADQDDVWLPEKLQVLEQALEGSAQDLVFGDAEIIDALGNKTADSWRALGGIESKLSLRTYLTGYTNVTGCLTLFRASLLSQVLPFPEGIPVHDQWITLVAAANHGILSITQKVIQYRLHGNNEIGLGHKNTWSGNLKTNNRWTKNILEHPLFNRLSKQDQEFARHFESYTAKRLQKGFLPGEFFWILKNRKDLHPHLRHLWQAIPLALFGTIGVPVATKFFGKK